AAAGGGACAATGGCTTATACAGTTGGATATGTGATGAATGCTGCTTCTGAGAAGAAAGAAGCGTCATGGGAGCTGATTTCTTATCTGACAGGGAAAGAAGGGATGGAAACATGGACATCTAAAGGCTTTGCCCTGCCAACCCGCAAATCGGTTGCTGAAAAGTTAGGATACGATCAGGATGAACTGCGCGGTGCACTTGTCGCCGGTGCACCATATGCAACGGTGTGGTCAGAAGGGAAAAATCTTCCGATCATCATGAACAATTTCAATAACCAATTCATAGCGGCATTCCTCGGTGACCGACCGTTGGATGAAGCATTGAAAGAAGCACAGGAGCAAGCGAATAGCGAAGTGCAATAATGTAGTCAACTTTGTACCTGACACGAGAAAAGGTGTCAGGTACAAAGTTACCATTGGCTGTATTCTTTCTTTTGAGGTCCCGGCACGTGGACCTCGGCAGAAAGAATACAGAGAATCGCTCAGGATTTCAGACAGTTAGAAGGTAGGGATGAGGATGAACAAACAATCTTCCAGAAAGAGATTACAAGATGCAGGACAAGGTTACTTATTTATGTCTCCCACACTGCTGGTGTTAGCGGTGTTCATTATTGGACCGATTCTTTATGCAATCTTTTTATCCTTTCATAAAGTACAGCTATTGGGTGAGATGAACTTTGACTTTGTAGCGTTCGAGAACTTTGCCCGGATCATGGAAGACAACCGGGCCATCATTGCGTTGAAGAACACTGCCAAATATGTGCTGATTGTTGTGCCGGCGCAGACCTTTCTTGCACTCATACTCGCAGCCACATTGAATGCCGGTTTAAAAGGTGAGAAGTTCTTCAGGATCGTTTACTTCTTGCCTACTCTGACCTCTTCAGCAGTTTTGACGCTCATATTTATGTGGATGTATAACAAAGAAGGGTTGATCAATAACCTGTTAGATATGGTGGGACTCCCCACATATAATTTCCTCGGTGATCCCGATATTGCCCTTAATGCAATCATGCTGATGAACATCTGGGCGACGGCACCGTTCTTCATGGTCATATATCTTGCAGCCCTGCAGGATATTCCCGATTCTTTATACGAAGCAGCTGAACTGGACGGGGCAAACACAATCCAGAAATTCTTCTATGTGACCGTACCGTTTCTCCGTCCGGTGACCTCCTTTGTAGTGATTATGGGCGTCATCGGTACGTTTCAGCTGTTCGACCAATCCTATATTTTCTCCGGTGGATCAGGCGGACCGAATAACTCAACCTTGACAGTTGTCCTATTAATCTATCAGTATGCCTTCAAATCATTGGGAAGCATGGGGTATGCAGCAGCCCTGGCATTTGCCCTGGCCTTGATCATTCTAGTGGCCACACTGATCCAAAGGAAATTTTCTAAAGAAGAATCACTCTACTAAGGAGGGTGGAAGCATGAAATCTAAGAAAAAGACGTTCGGTAAACGTCTCCTGTATATTGTCCTGATCGGGTATGCCATTACGACGCTTATCCCTTTCTTATGGGCACTGTCATCTTCTTTCAAAACATTAGAAGAAATCATCAGCGGAACGATGAATTTCATTCCGAAGCAGTTCACTCTCGATAACTACAAACAAATCTTCATCGAACAGGAATTGTTCCCAAGATGGCTGTTCAATAGTCTATTTATCGCTGTGATTGGAACGGCCTTGAATATCATCTTCAATTCCATGGCCGGGTACGCACTGGCACGATTAAGTTTCCCTGGCAAAAAAGCGCTGTTTGTCATCATCCTTGCTGTTCTGATGATTCCTGCACAAGTGACGATGATCCCGAACTATTTAATTCTGAAAGAAATCGGCTGGCTGAACTCCTACCAAGGAATGATCGTGCCGGCAATGATCAATGCCACGTTTATCTTCATGATGCGCCAGTTCTTCATCAACTTCCCGAAAGAACTTGAAGAAGCTGCGCAAATCGACGGCCTCAACCGTTTTGGTATCTTTTTCAAAGTCGTGCTGCCATTGGCGAAACCCGCACTTGCAGCCCAGGCAATCTTTGTTTTCATGGGTTTCTGGAACAACTTCATGACCCCGCTCATCGTCATGACCGATACTGAAATGTACACGCTGCCCCTCGGATTGAACACATTCAAGGGCCAATATGTAAGCTACTGGAATTACATCATGGCTGCTTCTATGGTATTTACGTTGCCGGTACTGCTTTTATACGCCTTCTTCAATCGGTATTTTATCAAAGGGATATCGTTTACGGGTGGAAAATAGAATGGAAATGCCTTCTCTATGTGGGAAGGTGTTTTTTTATGGGGATGCCGTACGGGAGGGACGGCTTTGTTTTTCGGCATGATTTTATACCGGGTGAAGCCTTTGTTTTACGGAGTTTTTGACAGTGAAAAGGTGTAATTGAGTGGGAATATGGTGACTTAACGAGTAAATAGATGATCCGGGAACGATTGAAGAGGATTCGGAGGGAGCTATGACTGGCGGAAGATGCGTTTAACGGCGAAATCCAGCATATATCGGCGAAATTTTTATTTTAACGGCGAAAAATCCGATATAACGGCGAAATCCTGATTTTATCGAGCGAAATCACCAATTTAACGGCGAAACTCCAAAATCACATGTCTCGCAACACTGAACTCACAAAGATAGGCCCATCTCAAAGCACGATCACCTAACAATCATCCCATCCCAAATCCCCGCAACAAGCCCCCCCCATAAACAAAAAAAAGCAAACCTGCCTCCACAGGTTTGCTTTCATATGTCTATTTATCATCCTTAACCGACTGCCTTACAACGAGCTCTGTCGTCAATTTATAGGATGGGTCGACTTCTTCCTTCGCGAGCTTTTGGAAGATGAGGTGGACGGCGAGTGCACCTGCTTCGTATTTTGGCTGTCTCATGGTGGTGAGGGGAGGGGAGACGTATTCGGCCAGCTGGATATCATCGAAGCCGATGATGGAGATATCATCGGGAACCTGGATGTTTTTTTCCGAAAGGGCCTGCAAGCCGCCAATGGCCATTTCGTCGTTTGCATAGAAGATCGCATGTGGGATGTCCTGCTGGGCGATGAGCATTTTGGTCGCCTTGTAGCCGCCTTCCCGTGTGAATCCCCCTGACG
The nucleotide sequence above comes from Bacillus sp. KH172YL63. Encoded proteins:
- a CDS encoding carbohydrate ABC transporter permease, whose protein sequence is MNKQSSRKRLQDAGQGYLFMSPTLLVLAVFIIGPILYAIFLSFHKVQLLGEMNFDFVAFENFARIMEDNRAIIALKNTAKYVLIVVPAQTFLALILAATLNAGLKGEKFFRIVYFLPTLTSSAVLTLIFMWMYNKEGLINNLLDMVGLPTYNFLGDPDIALNAIMLMNIWATAPFFMVIYLAALQDIPDSLYEAAELDGANTIQKFFYVTVPFLRPVTSFVVIMGVIGTFQLFDQSYIFSGGSGGPNNSTLTVVLLIYQYAFKSLGSMGYAAALAFALALIILVATLIQRKFSKEESLY
- a CDS encoding carbohydrate ABC transporter permease, which codes for MKSKKKTFGKRLLYIVLIGYAITTLIPFLWALSSSFKTLEEIISGTMNFIPKQFTLDNYKQIFIEQELFPRWLFNSLFIAVIGTALNIIFNSMAGYALARLSFPGKKALFVIILAVLMIPAQVTMIPNYLILKEIGWLNSYQGMIVPAMINATFIFMMRQFFINFPKELEEAAQIDGLNRFGIFFKVVLPLAKPALAAQAIFVFMGFWNNFMTPLIVMTDTEMYTLPLGLNTFKGQYVSYWNYIMAASMVFTLPVLLLYAFFNRYFIKGISFTGGK